One part of the Deltaproteobacteria bacterium genome encodes these proteins:
- a CDS encoding sigma 54-interacting transcriptional regulator: protein MTEANELLNPAEHESQTQILKTSDEGTEPVTLRKCQLIVLDGPDKGKKITLHKPKTSIGKRETNDFLLSDKTVSRNHSEIEYTADSFLLHDLGSTNGSYLNGNRVKEAYLSPGDVIKVGSTQIEFRAFDERVKIEPSGNEQFGLLVGRSLKFRQIFGILERISSTNASVIVEGETGTGKDLVARSIHEHSARRTRPFIVFDCSAVAPNLIESELFGHEKGAFTGAIRSRRGAFEEASGGTIFLDEIGELTLELQPKLLRALEQRQIRRVGGNTMINIDVRVICATNRNLKSEVNEGRFREDLYYRLSVVKIVLPPMRERPEDLPLLVERILRDGKFNRKPDGNLRVTRVEDDALKLLQRYQWPGNVRELVNTLERASSFVEDNTISRAQIEYVFQSMEHEEEGTERLVIDKQLPFKEAKQKVLEVFEKDYLQDLLRRNNNNLSATARAAGIDRKHVRNLLKKYGVSVKDEE from the coding sequence ATGACCGAAGCGAATGAATTGTTAAACCCTGCGGAACACGAATCGCAGACGCAGATCCTGAAGACCAGCGATGAAGGGACCGAGCCGGTTACGCTGCGCAAATGCCAACTGATTGTGTTGGACGGTCCCGACAAGGGGAAAAAAATCACCCTCCATAAACCGAAGACCTCAATCGGCAAACGAGAGACCAACGACTTCCTGCTGTCCGATAAAACCGTCTCCCGCAATCACTCCGAAATCGAATATACGGCCGACAGCTTCCTGTTGCATGACCTCGGCAGCACGAACGGCAGTTATCTGAACGGCAATCGAGTGAAAGAGGCGTACCTGTCGCCGGGTGACGTCATTAAGGTGGGCAGCACGCAGATCGAGTTCCGCGCGTTCGACGAGCGGGTCAAGATCGAACCGTCCGGCAACGAGCAATTCGGACTGTTGGTCGGTCGCAGTCTCAAATTTCGCCAGATCTTCGGCATTTTGGAACGGATCTCGTCCACCAATGCCTCGGTCATTGTCGAAGGAGAAACGGGCACCGGAAAAGATCTCGTCGCCCGTTCCATTCATGAACATAGCGCGCGGCGCACCCGCCCGTTCATTGTGTTCGATTGCAGCGCGGTGGCGCCGAATTTGATTGAATCGGAGCTCTTCGGTCACGAAAAAGGCGCGTTCACTGGCGCGATCCGCTCCCGACGCGGGGCCTTTGAAGAGGCCTCCGGCGGCACGATCTTTCTCGACGAGATCGGCGAACTGACGTTGGAGCTGCAACCGAAATTGCTCCGCGCATTGGAGCAACGCCAGATCCGGCGCGTCGGCGGCAACACAATGATCAACATCGACGTCCGCGTGATCTGCGCGACGAATCGCAATCTGAAATCCGAAGTGAATGAAGGCCGCTTTCGCGAGGACCTCTATTATCGGCTGTCGGTCGTGAAAATCGTGCTGCCGCCGATGCGCGAGCGGCCGGAGGATCTCCCGCTGCTGGTGGAGCGCATCTTACGGGACGGGAAGTTCAATCGCAAACCGGACGGCAATTTGCGCGTCACGCGCGTCGAGGATGATGCGTTGAAGTTGCTGCAACGCTATCAATGGCCAGGCAACGTCCGCGAGCTGGTCAACACGTTGGAACGCGCCAGCTCGTTCGTCGAAGACAACACGATCAGTCGCGCCCAGATCGAATATGTATTCCAATCGATGGAGCACGAAGAGGAAGGGACAGAGCGGCTAGTGATCGACAAACAGCTCCCGTTCAAAGAGGCGAAACAGAAGGTGCTGGAGGTCTTCGAAAAGGATTACCTGCAAGACCTGCTGCGCCGGAACAACAACAACCTCTCCGCCACCGCGCGCGCGGCCGGGATCGACCGGAAGCATGTGCGGAATTTGTTAAAGAAGTATGGGGTGTCGGTGAAGGATGAGGAGTAG
- a CDS encoding NAD-dependent epimerase/dehydratase family protein encodes MATIAITGTRGFIGGLLLARLCAQSPRPRVIAIDRTAPELPRRNGYRFEGCDLTAPTADRQLARIFARHRCDVVVHAALHSQPKRNQDYSHELQSIGTFYLLHAVQATGMRKVIIASTTEVYGAFPDNPSFLTESHPLRGHTQSSYLRDKVEIEREATAFARRTPGTVVTILRPCTILGPRIRNYKTHLLKEPIIPTVLGFDPLVQFLHEADAIEAFVLAIERDAPGAFNIVGRGVVPLSHALAMIGKTRLPLPTPWLRAATSLLWHLDIRNTPPSHIEFMKYSCIGDGARATAALGFQPQYTLAAVLESFQQGWGIRHVA; translated from the coding sequence GTGGCGACGATCGCAATCACCGGCACACGCGGATTTATCGGGGGGCTGTTGTTGGCGCGGTTGTGTGCGCAATCGCCCAGGCCTCGCGTGATCGCGATCGACCGCACCGCACCGGAACTGCCGCGTCGGAACGGATATCGCTTCGAAGGTTGCGACTTGACCGCACCGACTGCGGATCGGCAATTGGCGCGTATCTTTGCGCGACATCGCTGCGACGTCGTCGTCCATGCCGCACTGCATTCGCAACCGAAGCGGAACCAAGATTATTCGCACGAACTGCAATCGATCGGCACGTTTTATCTGCTCCACGCAGTGCAAGCGACCGGAATGCGCAAAGTCATCATCGCCTCGACGACTGAAGTCTACGGCGCGTTCCCCGACAATCCGAGTTTTCTGACCGAGTCGCATCCGCTGCGCGGACATACGCAAAGCAGCTATCTCCGCGATAAGGTCGAGATCGAACGCGAGGCGACCGCCTTTGCACGACGCACGCCGGGCACGGTCGTCACGATCCTGCGTCCATGCACGATTCTCGGACCGCGGATTCGCAACTATAAGACGCACTTGCTGAAGGAGCCGATCATCCCGACGGTGCTTGGCTTCGATCCGTTAGTGCAGTTTCTCCACGAGGCCGACGCGATCGAGGCCTTTGTGCTCGCCATCGAGCGCGACGCGCCCGGCGCGTTCAACATTGTCGGACGTGGCGTGGTGCCGCTGTCGCACGCGCTCGCGATGATCGGCAAGACTCGGCTCCCGCTCCCAACGCCGTGGCTGCGCGCGGCAACGTCGTTGTTGTGGCATCTCGACATCCGCAACACCCCGCCGAGTCATATCGAGTTCATGAAATATTCCTGCATCGGCGATGGCGCGCGCGCGACTGCAGCGCTCGGTTTTCAACCGCAATACACGCTGGCGGCCGTGTTGGAAAGTTTTCAACAAGGCTGGGGGATACGCCATGTCGCTTGA
- the thiS gene encoding sulfur carrier protein ThiS has protein sequence MLVEVNGQPLTLPDPSTSLATLVREQCMGATHVAVAVNGVVVPRSQHAETRLQDGDRIEVVQAVGGG, from the coding sequence ATGCTGGTCGAAGTCAACGGACAACCCCTGACCCTCCCGGATCCCTCAACGTCGCTTGCAACGCTGGTGCGCGAACAGTGTATGGGTGCCACCCATGTCGCAGTCGCAGTGAACGGCGTCGTCGTGCCCCGCTCGCAGCATGCCGAGACGCGACTCCAAGACGGCGATCGGATTGAAGTCGTGCAGGCGGTGGGCGGAGGATGA
- a CDS encoding serine/threonine protein kinase — protein sequence MGAFEPKQFGRFYLLEKLAVGGMAEIYKAKTYGAEGFEKLLAIKRILPHCSADKEFIRMLVDEAKLSVLLSHANIVQVYDLGKVGEDFFIAMEYISGVNLRDILYRCRDRKTLIPPELAVYIVSEVCKGLDYAHRKGDGNGQPLGIVHRDISPQNILISFEGEVKIVDFGIAKAAMNISHTMAGILKGKIAYMSPEQALGKIVDYRTDLFSAGIILYECLTGQKLFSGESQFEVLKKIRTTKVTDAKLPETIPAALRQTLITALSYFAKDRFQSAGDMQSDLTRHLYSSYVDFTPQRVAAFVRELFAEEVQRQHQQAQARHQRQQITVSITPAETIVPGAAAATSAAPSTRPHESAGPSSHTPPRGQPLTLHSAIPVPPERSLDSNRFALRPSRVRTGTVVAAACVLIAAIAGTARWWKPWLQHDTTPAGFGTLRVASQPDGAEILLDGKPMGQATPALIEQLQLHKLYTVALTKPGFTDVSQRIELSSETPVNLEMALRPIQGTLVITSEPAGAAIRIDGKLTDHLTPATIAQLAIGTPLQVQLQKTDFQPKETAVTLQGAEPQSLTIILEPSQTVTSIPLGTAPQSVSATATPPESPTTPTQEKVAAPPTTSATPPTTPIAGRESPAVTTLGSLRVVSEPAGAIVYLNGRNTGERTPAVLSRLTVGRRYTIQVKRDGYTGWARTITLRSPETVTISQPLTRAVQPSELPKTTPPSTTPPTREKPPSIATPPTESKPSKSGVSTRTDSVDRQGGATLQRTVTTGNATLTISSKPRGAAVMVDGKSFGRTPLTIRGLAGGQNHSVRLELSGYAPWHESVNIGDGQERMVHAPLERAE from the coding sequence ATGGGCGCTTTCGAACCGAAACAGTTTGGCCGCTTTTATTTGCTGGAAAAACTCGCCGTCGGCGGCATGGCCGAGATCTACAAGGCGAAGACCTACGGCGCCGAAGGCTTCGAAAAACTCCTCGCGATCAAGCGGATCCTCCCCCACTGCTCCGCCGATAAAGAATTCATCCGCATGTTGGTGGACGAGGCCAAGCTCTCGGTCCTCCTCTCCCACGCCAATATCGTGCAGGTCTACGACCTCGGCAAAGTCGGCGAGGACTTCTTTATCGCGATGGAGTACATCAGCGGGGTGAATCTGCGCGACATTTTGTATCGCTGTCGCGACCGGAAAACGCTGATCCCGCCGGAGTTGGCCGTCTATATCGTCAGCGAGGTCTGCAAAGGACTCGACTACGCCCACCGCAAAGGAGACGGCAACGGGCAACCGCTCGGGATCGTCCACCGCGACATCAGTCCGCAAAACATCCTGATCTCATTCGAGGGCGAAGTGAAGATCGTCGATTTCGGGATCGCGAAGGCGGCAATGAACATCTCGCACACCATGGCGGGGATCCTGAAGGGCAAGATCGCATATATGTCGCCGGAACAGGCTCTGGGGAAGATCGTCGATTATCGGACCGATCTCTTCTCGGCCGGGATCATCTTGTACGAATGCCTGACCGGGCAGAAGTTGTTCAGCGGCGAGAGTCAATTCGAGGTCCTGAAAAAAATCCGGACGACGAAAGTGACCGACGCCAAATTGCCCGAAACGATTCCCGCCGCACTCCGCCAAACGCTGATCACGGCCCTCTCCTACTTCGCCAAAGATCGCTTCCAGAGCGCCGGGGACATGCAGAGCGATCTGACGCGGCACCTCTATTCGTCGTATGTGGATTTCACGCCACAGCGGGTCGCGGCCTTTGTCCGCGAACTGTTCGCCGAAGAGGTCCAACGACAGCATCAGCAGGCCCAAGCGCGGCATCAGCGTCAACAGATTACGGTTTCGATCACGCCGGCGGAAACGATCGTCCCGGGCGCCGCCGCCGCAACATCTGCCGCACCGTCGACACGCCCGCACGAATCGGCCGGGCCGTCGTCGCATACGCCGCCGCGCGGCCAACCGCTCACGCTGCATAGCGCCATCCCGGTCCCGCCGGAACGGTCGCTCGATTCCAATCGTTTCGCGTTGCGACCGTCGCGCGTCCGCACTGGTACCGTCGTGGCTGCGGCGTGCGTGTTGATCGCCGCAATCGCCGGCACGGCACGGTGGTGGAAACCGTGGCTGCAACACGACACGACACCGGCCGGATTCGGCACGTTGCGCGTCGCTTCACAACCGGATGGCGCGGAGATCTTGCTCGACGGCAAACCAATGGGGCAAGCCACACCGGCGTTGATCGAACAATTGCAATTGCACAAACTCTACACCGTCGCATTGACCAAACCCGGTTTCACCGATGTCTCCCAGCGGATCGAACTCAGTTCGGAGACGCCGGTCAATCTGGAAATGGCGCTGCGTCCCATTCAAGGTACGCTCGTGATCACGTCGGAGCCGGCCGGTGCGGCCATTCGCATAGACGGTAAGCTGACCGACCACCTCACACCGGCCACGATTGCGCAACTCGCGATCGGCACACCACTCCAGGTCCAACTCCAAAAGACTGACTTCCAGCCCAAAGAAACGGCGGTCACATTGCAAGGGGCCGAACCGCAATCGTTGACAATCATTCTCGAACCGAGCCAAACGGTGACCAGCATTCCGCTCGGCACGGCACCGCAATCGGTCAGCGCCACGGCCACACCACCGGAATCGCCGACCACGCCGACGCAGGAAAAAGTCGCGGCGCCGCCGACCACATCCGCGACGCCACCGACAACGCCGATCGCTGGACGAGAATCACCAGCGGTCACAACGCTCGGGAGCCTCCGCGTCGTCAGCGAACCGGCGGGCGCGATCGTGTATTTGAACGGACGGAATACCGGCGAACGCACCCCGGCCGTGTTGTCGCGACTGACGGTCGGGCGCCGCTACACCATCCAAGTCAAACGCGACGGCTACACCGGCTGGGCGCGCACCATCACGCTGCGCAGTCCGGAGACCGTGACGATCTCGCAACCATTGACCCGCGCGGTGCAACCCAGCGAACTCCCGAAGACCACGCCGCCGAGCACCACGCCACCCACCCGAGAAAAACCGCCGAGCATCGCCACGCCGCCGACGGAGTCCAAACCGAGCAAATCTGGTGTCTCCACGCGCACGGACTCGGTCGATCGGCAAGGCGGTGCGACCCTGCAACGGACGGTCACGACCGGCAACGCCACGTTAACGATCAGCAGCAAACCCCGTGGCGCGGCAGTGATGGTCGACGGCAAATCGTTTGGTCGCACCCCGCTCACGATCCGCGGTCTCGCCGGGGGACAAAATCATTCGGTGCGTTTGGAACTCTCCGGCTACGCGCCTTGGCACGAATCGGTGAATATCGGTGACGGACAAGAACGCATGGTACACGCGCCATTGGAGCGGGCAGAATGA
- a CDS encoding YggS family pyridoxal phosphate-dependent enzyme — protein MTGTITERLAMIRERMRVAARLVGRDPDAVTLVAVGKGQSVEVVRAGIAAGVTDCGENYVQELVTKGAALGEAVRSWHFIGHLQRNKVKAVLPYIRWIHSLDSLALAEVIERRATRPVRCLIEVNIGGEASKSGVPPTGVRAMVEQLRGCRNIELRGLMCIPPPADAPEANRPHFRAVAALLRAINASGLTPTPLTELSMGMSDDFEIAIEEGATMIRIGTALFGARAP, from the coding sequence ATGACTGGTACGATTACAGAACGTCTTGCAATGATCCGTGAACGCATGCGGGTGGCGGCGCGGCTGGTGGGGCGGGATCCGGACGCGGTTACGTTAGTGGCGGTGGGGAAGGGGCAGTCGGTTGAAGTGGTCCGGGCGGGGATTGCAGCCGGTGTGACGGACTGCGGGGAAAATTATGTCCAGGAGTTGGTCACGAAGGGGGCGGCGTTGGGGGAGGCAGTCCGCTCATGGCACTTTATCGGACATTTGCAGCGGAATAAAGTGAAGGCGGTCCTTCCTTATATAAGGTGGATCCACAGCCTCGACTCGCTGGCGCTGGCCGAAGTCATCGAGCGGCGGGCGACGCGTCCGGTCCGGTGCCTGATCGAGGTGAATATCGGGGGCGAGGCCAGCAAGTCGGGCGTGCCGCCGACCGGGGTACGCGCGATGGTCGAACAGCTACGCGGTTGCCGCAACATCGAACTGCGTGGTCTGATGTGCATCCCGCCGCCAGCCGACGCACCCGAGGCAAATCGCCCCCATTTCCGCGCCGTCGCAGCACTACTGCGCGCGATCAACGCAAGCGGCCTCACCCCCACTCCGCTCACCGAACTTTCTATGGGCATGAGCGACGACTTCGAGATCGCGATCGAAGAAGGCGCCACGATGATCCGGATCGGCACCGCACTGTTCGGTGCCCGAGCCCCTTAG
- a CDS encoding ABC transporter ATP-binding protein, with the protein MNADPIIQLDHVQKRFGSRAVLDDFSLAIHPGETVVILGGSGTGKSVALKLILGLLAADAGLVTFRGADIHRMDEAQLRAMRREIGMLFQGGALFDSMTVYENVAYPLREHYQHPEAKVQEIVAHCLELIGLPGIETMAPAELSGGMRKRVALARAIATNPAVILYDEPTTGLDPANTRRISLLIRKLQQQLHVTSIVVTHDMASAFTVADRVALLYNRRLEFVGTVDAARASANPVVQNFIRGDLGEEDKVMATREMRHA; encoded by the coding sequence ATGAACGCCGATCCCATTATCCAACTGGACCACGTGCAGAAGCGCTTCGGGAGTCGCGCGGTGCTGGACGATTTCAGCCTGGCGATTCATCCCGGCGAGACGGTCGTAATCCTGGGCGGTTCCGGCACGGGCAAAAGTGTTGCACTGAAACTGATCTTGGGACTGCTGGCGGCCGATGCCGGTCTGGTCACATTTCGCGGCGCGGATATCCACCGGATGGACGAAGCGCAGTTGCGTGCGATGCGACGCGAGATCGGGATGTTGTTTCAAGGCGGCGCGTTGTTCGATTCGATGACCGTCTATGAAAATGTCGCCTATCCGTTGCGCGAGCATTATCAACACCCGGAAGCGAAAGTGCAGGAGATCGTCGCACATTGTCTGGAGCTGATCGGGCTCCCCGGCATCGAGACGATGGCGCCGGCCGAACTCTCCGGCGGGATGCGCAAGCGCGTGGCGTTGGCGCGGGCGATTGCCACCAATCCGGCCGTGATCTTGTACGACGAGCCGACCACCGGCCTCGACCCGGCCAATACGCGGCGCATCAGTCTCCTGATCCGCAAACTGCAACAACAGTTGCACGTCACCAGTATTGTAGTAACGCACGACATGGCGAGTGCGTTCACGGTAGCCGATCGCGTGGCCTTGCTGTATAACCGCCGCCTTGAATTTGTCGGCACGGTGGACGCGGCGCGCGCGTCGGCGAATCCGGTGGTACAAAATTTCATCCGAGGCGATCTCGGCGAAGAGGACAAAGTCATGGCAACGAGGGAGATGCGTCATGCCTGA
- a CDS encoding type II toxin-antitoxin system YoeB family toxin: protein MDVNFRDLTGAHSRRINIQHRLVYQVLKTQKTVKIIRIWRHYE, encoded by the coding sequence ATCGATGTCAATTTCCGCGACCTCACAGGCGCGCACTCCCGCCGCATCAACATCCAACACCGCCTCGTCTACCAAGTCCTCAAGACACAAAAGACCGTCAAGATTATCCGCATCTGGAGGCATTATGAGTGA
- the thiC gene encoding phosphomethylpyrimidine synthase ThiC, which produces MRTMHHTQMHDARQGIITEAIARVAEREQQPAELIRAEVARGRMIIPANINHTSLDPMGIGIAATCKINANIGNSPTSSSIAEEVEKLQRAIHYGADTVMDLSTGQQIDETREAIIAASTVPIGTVPIYQAIQKIGRIEELTEQDFLDIIEHQAQQGVDYQTIHAGVLLEHIPLTHRRITGIVSRGGSLLAYWMIHHGKQNPLYTQFDKICQIFRKYDCAFSLGDGLRPGCLADASDEAQFAELRVLGRLTEQAWAHDVQVMIEGPGHVPMDQLEMNVKMQMELCHEAPFYTLGPLVTDIAPGYDHITSAIGAAMVGWYGVSLLCYVTPKEHLGLPNADDVRQGVIAYKIAAHAADVARHRPHARDRDDQLSRARFQFDWPTQFALALDPERAREFHDQELPDDYFKSAHFCSMCGPKFCSMEITQKLRDYIASRAETARQAVVGQ; this is translated from the coding sequence ATGCGCACGATGCACCACACGCAAATGCATGATGCCCGCCAAGGGATAATTACCGAAGCAATCGCCCGCGTGGCGGAACGCGAACAACAGCCGGCCGAGTTGATCCGCGCCGAAGTGGCGCGCGGCCGGATGATCATTCCCGCGAACATCAATCATACGAGCCTCGACCCGATGGGCATCGGGATCGCCGCGACGTGTAAGATCAACGCCAATATCGGCAACTCGCCGACGTCGTCGTCGATCGCCGAGGAAGTGGAAAAATTGCAACGGGCCATTCATTACGGGGCGGATACGGTGATGGATCTCTCCACCGGTCAACAGATTGACGAAACCCGCGAGGCAATCATTGCTGCGAGCACCGTCCCGATCGGCACGGTGCCGATCTATCAAGCCATTCAGAAGATCGGACGGATCGAGGAACTGACGGAACAAGACTTTCTCGACATCATCGAACACCAAGCGCAACAGGGGGTCGACTATCAAACGATCCATGCCGGCGTGTTGCTCGAACATATCCCCCTCACCCATCGCCGCATTACGGGGATCGTCTCGCGTGGCGGATCGCTGCTCGCCTATTGGATGATCCATCACGGCAAACAGAATCCGCTCTACACGCAGTTCGACAAGATCTGTCAGATCTTCCGCAAATACGATTGCGCCTTTTCGCTCGGTGACGGACTCCGGCCCGGCTGCCTGGCCGATGCCTCCGACGAGGCGCAGTTCGCGGAATTGCGCGTGCTCGGCAGGCTCACCGAACAGGCCTGGGCGCACGACGTGCAAGTGATGATCGAAGGTCCCGGGCACGTCCCGATGGATCAACTCGAGATGAACGTGAAAATGCAGATGGAGCTCTGTCACGAGGCGCCGTTCTACACGTTGGGGCCGCTCGTCACGGACATCGCGCCCGGCTACGACCACATCACCTCGGCGATCGGCGCGGCGATGGTCGGATGGTACGGCGTCTCGTTGCTCTGTTACGTCACGCCGAAAGAACATCTCGGACTCCCAAATGCCGACGACGTGCGCCAAGGCGTGATCGCGTACAAGATCGCTGCGCACGCCGCCGACGTGGCGCGCCACCGGCCGCACGCGCGCGATCGCGACGACCAGCTCTCGCGCGCGCGCTTTCAATTCGATTGGCCGACCCAATTTGCGCTCGCGCTCGATCCGGAGCGGGCCCGTGAATTTCACGACCAAGAACTCCCGGACGACTACTTCAAGAGCGCGCATTTCTGCTCCATGTGCGGTCCGAAATTCTGCTCGATGGAGATCACGCAAAAACTCCGCGACTACATCGCCTCTCGCGCCGAGACCGCGCGCCAGGCCGTTGTCGGACAATAA
- a CDS encoding YggT family protein: protein MKFLGLLLTSFAELTNIVLEVYMYLIFVAALLSWVRPDPYNPLVRIIRQLTEPVFSYARRLLPRALNNVGLDLSPMVVLFAIILLRNVLVRLLFEMGLELRAG, encoded by the coding sequence ATGAAATTCCTCGGCCTGCTGCTCACCTCTTTTGCGGAACTGACGAACATCGTGTTGGAAGTCTACATGTACCTGATCTTCGTCGCCGCGCTGCTCTCCTGGGTGCGGCCCGATCCCTACAATCCGCTGGTCCGCATCATCCGCCAACTCACCGAACCGGTCTTCTCGTACGCGCGTCGCCTGCTGCCGCGGGCGCTGAACAATGTCGGCCTCGATCTTTCCCCCATGGTCGTCTTGTTCGCGATCATCCTGCTCCGCAATGTGCTAGTGCGGCTCCTGTTCGAAATGGGCTTGGAACTCAGAGCCGGTTAA
- a CDS encoding ABC transporter permease — MTTLLRAPKATSFFLVLGREVLVLTALVGGVTQLAWRTVRTLFRYRWDWKEILRQCFFVGNRSVPIVVLIAAFTGMVLALQFTVGLARFGLKLYTGQIVGLAIARELGPVLTSLMIAARVASGIAAELGSMMVTEQVLAIEAMGANPVHKLVAPRLIATMVMTPILAIAADVIGILGGMVIAMMEAKVTAHFYLKQIVETVSVEDFLHGIGKTVVFAFCIAMIACYQGLRTHGGTEGVGRSTTRAVVYASIVIFISDFFLTKLFIIL; from the coding sequence ATGACCACTCTCCTCCGAGCGCCGAAGGCGACGAGTTTCTTTTTGGTTCTGGGCCGCGAAGTCCTCGTGCTCACGGCATTGGTCGGCGGTGTCACCCAACTGGCGTGGCGCACCGTGCGCACCTTGTTCCGCTATCGTTGGGATTGGAAAGAAATCCTCCGCCAATGCTTCTTCGTCGGCAATCGCTCCGTCCCGATCGTCGTGCTGATCGCCGCGTTCACCGGCATGGTGCTCGCGTTGCAATTCACCGTCGGCTTGGCCCGGTTCGGCCTGAAGCTCTACACCGGACAAATCGTCGGCCTCGCGATCGCGCGCGAGTTGGGGCCGGTGCTGACGTCCCTGATGATTGCCGCGCGGGTGGCCTCGGGGATCGCGGCGGAATTGGGTTCCATGATGGTTACCGAGCAAGTCCTCGCCATCGAGGCGATGGGCGCCAATCCGGTGCATAAGCTGGTGGCGCCGCGCCTGATTGCCACGATGGTGATGACGCCGATCCTGGCCATCGCCGCGGACGTGATCGGGATTCTCGGCGGAATGGTGATCGCGATGATGGAGGCGAAGGTCACCGCGCATTTCTATCTGAAACAGATCGTCGAGACGGTTTCTGTGGAGGACTTTCTGCACGGCATTGGCAAGACCGTGGTCTTTGCGTTCTGCATCGCGATGATCGCGTGTTACCAAGGGCTGCGTACCCACGGTGGCACGGAAGGGGTCGGTCGCTCCACCACGCGGGCCGTGGTGTATGCCTCGATCGTGATCTTTATCTCCGACTTTTTCCTCACCAAACTCTTCATTATCTTATGA
- a CDS encoding thiazole synthase gives MGYTIGNVSFTSRLILGTGKYATFALMQEALTASGTEMVTVAIRRVQRDGRPEDNLLNFLDRKRYRLLPNTAGCYTVEDALLTARLARELLDTPLIKIEVIGDAQTLFPDNEATLVAARQLVQEGFTVLPYCSDDPIVCKKLEELGCAAVMPLAAPIGSGLGIRNPHNLAIILERAKVPVIVDAGVGTASDAAIAMELGCTAVLMNTAVAAAQDAVKMAQAMRAGVEAGRLAYEAGRIRKRLYANASSPLTGVVQQ, from the coding sequence ATGGGATATACGATCGGCAATGTATCATTCACTTCGCGCTTGATCCTGGGAACGGGAAAATACGCGACGTTCGCGCTGATGCAAGAGGCATTGACGGCGAGCGGCACGGAGATGGTCACGGTGGCGATTCGGCGCGTGCAGCGCGACGGTCGACCGGAAGACAACTTGCTCAACTTCCTCGATCGGAAACGCTATCGACTGCTGCCGAACACCGCGGGGTGCTACACCGTGGAAGACGCGCTGCTCACGGCGCGTTTGGCGCGCGAACTGCTCGACACGCCGTTGATCAAGATCGAAGTCATTGGCGACGCACAAACGCTGTTTCCCGATAACGAGGCCACATTGGTCGCGGCACGGCAACTGGTGCAGGAAGGCTTTACCGTCCTCCCCTATTGCAGCGATGACCCGATCGTTTGTAAAAAACTTGAAGAGCTCGGTTGCGCCGCCGTGATGCCGCTGGCCGCGCCGATCGGCTCCGGGCTCGGGATTCGCAATCCACATAACTTGGCGATTATTTTGGAACGAGCCAAGGTCCCAGTGATCGTCGACGCCGGGGTCGGCACCGCGTCGGACGCAGCGATCGCGATGGAACTGGGTTGCACCGCCGTCCTCATGAACACGGCCGTGGCTGCAGCCCAAGACGCGGTGAAGATGGCGCAGGCGATGCGAGCGGGCGTGGAAGCGGGACGGCTTGCATATGAAGCGGGCCGGATACGCAAGCGCCTGTACGCGAATGCGAGTAGTCCGTTAACGGGAGTCGTCCAGCAATAA